In the genome of Longimicrobium sp., one region contains:
- a CDS encoding NAD(P)(+) transhydrogenase (Re/Si-specific) subunit beta, whose protein sequence is MRTDQSSQIYGMPILNMDGGAEHPSCSSMAAGFSGVESELFHHPRTAMLFGDAKKSIESLITSAKEV, encoded by the coding sequence GTGCGCACCGACCAGTCCAGCCAGATCTACGGGATGCCGATCCTGAACATGGACGGCGGCGCAGAGCATCCATCGTGCTCAAGCATGGCGGCAGGCTTCTCGGGGGTGGAGAGCGAGCTGTTCCACCACCCGCGCACGGCCATGCTCTTCGGCGACGCCAAGAAGTCGATCGAGTCGCTGATCACGAGCGCCAAGGAGGTGTGA